In one window of Flavobacterium ginsengisoli DNA:
- a CDS encoding SusD/RagB family nutrient-binding outer membrane lipoprotein, protein MFIQAHRRQNPASAWFETRDDFRISKTMVDQLYALSDPRLPVFAQLPSDASVGKYVGGANGLSNSDANSQGFAKTSKPGTYFLTSASPAVIASYSETLFNLAEAAARGYISGDAEQYYKNAITASLNQFGITNAATISTYLDQASVKYDASNYAKSIGTQKWIAFFGQGLDAFTEWRRLDYPVLTAGPATVLDGKLPSRLFYPGTEQSLNGVSYQAAVADQGKDLLTTKLWFDAK, encoded by the coding sequence TTGTTTATACAAGCTCACCGCAGACAAAATCCAGCTTCGGCTTGGTTTGAAACTAGAGATGATTTCCGTATTTCAAAAACTATGGTAGATCAATTATACGCATTATCAGATCCTCGTTTGCCTGTTTTTGCTCAATTGCCTTCTGATGCAAGCGTTGGAAAATATGTTGGCGGTGCTAACGGATTGTCAAATAGTGATGCTAATAGTCAAGGTTTTGCTAAAACATCAAAACCAGGAACTTATTTCTTAACATCGGCTTCTCCTGCTGTAATTGCTTCTTACTCAGAAACATTATTTAATCTTGCAGAAGCTGCAGCCCGCGGGTATATTTCTGGAGATGCAGAACAGTATTATAAAAATGCTATTACAGCATCTTTGAATCAGTTTGGAATTACAAATGCGGCAACTATTTCAACTTATCTTGATCAGGCAAGTGTGAAATACGATGCATCAAATTATGCAAAATCGATTGGGACGCAAAAATGGATTGCTTTCTTCGGACAAGGTCTTGATGCTTTTACAGAGTGGAGAAGACTAGACTACCCTGTATTAACAGCTGGTCCTGCAACTGTTTTGGACGGAAAATTACCTTCGCGTCTTTTTTATCCCGGAACAGAACAATCTCTTAACGGAGTAAGTTATCAAGCAGCTGTTGCAGATCAAGGAAAAGATTTATTGACAACCAAATTATGGTTTGATGCGAAATAA
- a CDS encoding SusD/RagB family nutrient-binding outer membrane lipoprotein, producing MCKHWAKIQYTEPDRYDVSNTSFTALWDKGYSTLITDLNTILKFPDAQANSNYKGIALTLRSWTFLLLTDAYGNIPYKEAGQKVTPAYNTQKEVYTGLLEDLKQAQSLLNPANGSVTGDLAYKGDILKWKKLVNSLRLRIALRISDKEPVLAKQATIDATSDAGGLISDNSETFQFVYTSSPQTKSSFGLV from the coding sequence TTGTGCAAGCATTGGGCTAAAATTCAATATACAGAACCAGATCGTTACGATGTTTCAAATACTTCTTTCACAGCATTATGGGATAAGGGATATTCGACTCTAATTACAGATTTGAATACGATTTTAAAATTTCCAGATGCTCAGGCAAATTCAAATTATAAAGGAATTGCATTAACATTACGTTCTTGGACCTTTTTATTGCTGACAGATGCTTACGGAAATATTCCGTACAAAGAAGCTGGTCAGAAAGTAACACCTGCATACAATACACAAAAAGAAGTATATACTGGTTTGCTTGAAGATTTAAAACAAGCGCAATCTTTGTTAAATCCAGCAAATGGTTCGGTTACTGGTGATTTGGCTTATAAAGGTGATATTTTGAAATGGAAAAAACTGGTAAACTCGCTTCGTTTGCGTATTGCTTTGAGAATTTCGGACAAAGAACCTGTTTTAGCTAAACAAGCGACAATTGATGCGACAAGCGATGCAGGCGGATTAATTAGCGACAATTCTGAAACATTTCAATTTGTTTATACAAGCTCACCGCAGACAAAATCCAGCTTCGGCTTGGTTTGA
- a CDS encoding MFS transporter — protein MTESTTTNSTPKLNPESNSKLLIPIVITVLAIYTTIGISLGILPKFIKQELGFDNLAVGLVIGIQALATLLTRAYAGKTTDVLGSKSSTTRGILLVLLAGVLYMFACSAVSVPLLSLSLLLLSRIVHGIAESFLVTGMLTWGIGLLGQQNSGKVMTWNGIAMYAGIAIGAPFSLWIVQFGTLWAFSSILVLAFISWTFSKTLPIVPVHNGHLRTPFYKVIGKVFPQGIALAFSSIAFACIASFIALLFSQKNWNGASLGFLFFGGSYILTRVFFSSYPDRFGGFKVAMISILIEMSGQLCIGLSTNSWTAILGCTLTGIGFSLVFPSLGVLAIQKITPQMRGTALGAYAAFFDLSLGIAGPTAGLIAGWLSYQSIYFFGAFSCVIAIASLLQSQRKEIQAIVN, from the coding sequence CCAAATTAAACCCTGAATCGAATAGCAAACTTTTAATTCCTATTGTTATAACGGTTTTGGCGATTTATACCACAATTGGCATTTCTCTGGGTATACTTCCAAAATTCATAAAACAAGAATTAGGTTTTGACAATCTTGCCGTTGGTTTAGTTATTGGTATTCAAGCATTAGCAACACTCTTAACGCGTGCTTATGCAGGAAAAACAACTGATGTTTTGGGTTCAAAAAGCAGTACAACACGAGGCATTTTACTGGTTTTATTAGCTGGTGTTTTATATATGTTCGCGTGCTCTGCGGTTTCAGTTCCTTTATTATCGCTTTCTCTATTGCTATTGTCCAGAATCGTTCACGGAATAGCAGAAAGTTTTCTGGTTACAGGAATGCTCACTTGGGGAATTGGTCTTTTAGGGCAACAAAATTCTGGTAAAGTAATGACATGGAACGGAATTGCTATGTATGCCGGAATTGCAATTGGCGCGCCTTTTAGCCTATGGATTGTCCAATTTGGAACTTTATGGGCTTTCTCTTCAATTCTAGTTCTGGCTTTTATAAGTTGGACATTTTCCAAAACATTACCAATAGTTCCTGTACACAATGGACATTTAAGAACTCCTTTTTATAAAGTAATCGGAAAAGTATTTCCGCAAGGAATTGCATTAGCCTTCTCTTCTATTGCTTTTGCCTGTATTGCATCGTTTATCGCTTTATTATTCAGCCAAAAAAACTGGAATGGAGCTTCTCTTGGATTTCTGTTTTTTGGAGGTTCTTATATTTTAACCCGTGTCTTTTTCTCTTCTTATCCCGATCGTTTTGGCGGGTTTAAAGTTGCTATGATTTCTATTTTGATTGAGATGTCAGGTCAGTTATGCATAGGTTTATCTACTAACAGCTGGACGGCTATTTTAGGATGCACTCTCACCGGTATTGGGTTTTCGCTTGTTTTTCCTTCTTTAGGTGTATTGGCTATACAAAAAATAACACCGCAAATGAGAGGAACAGCTTTAGGAGCTTATGCCGCTTTTTTTGATCTTTCATTAGGAATTGCAGGACCAACCGCTGGTTTAATTGCAGGATGGCTCAGCTATCAGTCCATCTACTTTTTTGGAGCATTCAGCTGTGTTATTGCCATAGCAAGCCTTCTTCAATCGCAACGAAAAGAAATTCAAGCAATTGTTAACTAA
- a CDS encoding SusC/RagA family TonB-linked outer membrane protein yields MKKKLERYTWLCILLISIGVTAQETKPLIQSKLEGTVVDAVTKEPIIGASVTIQGTTHGVITDTDGKFYFQTGQKFPYVLLISYLGYKKQEVVVNKNDITIDLAEEQNALSEVVVTALGISKEKKSLGYTTQAVKGKELATTKETNFLNALSGKVAGVRITNSQGDMGSSRIIIRGETSIAGNNQPLFVVDGVPVDNSQLNFGGATRDFRNAIADLNPQDIETLTVLKGPNAAALYGSRAAHGVVLITTKSGKGQKGGYGVTFNTGITVSQVATLPSFQNSFGQGSNGKFSYVDGKGGGVNDGVDESWGPRLDGRLIPQFYSKGEAVPFVAHPNNVKDFFNTGLTYDNSVSIAKANEKSDFRLGVNNQKQLGTVPNTEINKTNFSVNTNYQISENVKVGVNANYIVTDAPQLPGGPTGGRAAGVMLQFLWFGRQVDINELNKDWTQNWNNSYYSNPYWNAYYNTTSQQRNRLIGDIHLDAKLAEGLNFRFRTGVDYYNDRRKYTIKYGTNGTPFGSYAEDAYTVNEQNTEGIFQYTKQLNDDFTVDALAGFNIRNHSDANNYQKAPRLAVPDLYTLTNSRDPLTSSNSLSKLRVYSAYASAQFGFRNYAFLNVTARNDWSSTLPSSNRSYFYPSINGSVVLTDALNIKSNTLDFLKLRGGWSEVGNDADPYQLATVYNFQTAFDGNPIQTSSQRKLNENLKPETTRSTEVGLEASFWKNRLHFDVAYYNTNSFDQILEIKTTAASGYTSQLINAGKINNQGIEIQLDGNPIQTENFKWNVALNYSKNKSKVEILDYAGDIKNYTIGSSGGVDVLASVGQAYGALYGTAYERDASGNIVVGANGLPKADPTKRVLGHYTPDYLAGLTNTLTYKNLELSFLIDASVGGELFSGTNRTGNYTGVLAQTLPGRGAENGGLSYYYPGDNTANPKTLVTGGAAPSGVTVYDDGMIFGGVFADGTPNNKVISAQEYYKASYNISEAYIYSSTFVKMREIKLSYNFNKKLVKKLGLEGASLTAAGRNLFFIYKDAPNIDPETAFNTGNAQGLESLALPTTRNFSLNLNVKF; encoded by the coding sequence ATGAAAAAAAAATTAGAAAGATATACTTGGCTATGTATTTTGTTGATTTCCATCGGGGTTACAGCTCAAGAGACAAAGCCGCTAATCCAGTCTAAACTGGAAGGGACAGTAGTAGATGCTGTTACAAAAGAGCCAATTATTGGAGCTTCGGTAACGATTCAAGGCACTACGCATGGTGTTATTACAGATACAGATGGAAAGTTCTATTTTCAAACTGGACAAAAATTTCCTTATGTGCTTTTAATTAGTTATTTAGGATATAAAAAGCAAGAAGTTGTAGTAAACAAAAACGATATTACAATTGATTTAGCCGAAGAGCAAAATGCTTTATCTGAAGTAGTGGTTACTGCTCTTGGAATTTCGAAAGAAAAGAAATCATTAGGATATACTACTCAAGCAGTAAAAGGAAAAGAACTGGCAACAACAAAAGAAACCAACTTCTTGAACGCACTTTCTGGTAAAGTTGCTGGTGTACGTATTACAAACTCGCAAGGAGATATGGGATCTTCTCGTATTATTATTCGTGGAGAAACTTCTATTGCAGGAAATAACCAACCGCTTTTTGTGGTAGATGGAGTTCCTGTAGATAACTCGCAATTGAATTTTGGTGGAGCTACTCGTGATTTCAGAAATGCAATTGCCGATTTGAATCCGCAGGATATTGAAACGTTGACTGTTTTGAAAGGGCCAAACGCTGCTGCTCTTTACGGATCACGTGCTGCACATGGTGTTGTGCTTATTACAACAAAATCTGGTAAAGGACAAAAAGGAGGTTATGGAGTTACTTTTAATACCGGTATAACAGTTTCTCAAGTAGCTACTTTACCTTCTTTTCAGAATAGTTTCGGACAGGGTTCTAATGGAAAATTTAGTTACGTTGACGGTAAAGGAGGAGGAGTTAATGATGGTGTTGACGAAAGTTGGGGACCAAGATTGGATGGACGTCTTATTCCGCAATTTTATTCTAAAGGAGAAGCTGTTCCTTTTGTTGCACATCCAAATAACGTGAAAGATTTCTTTAATACAGGACTTACTTATGACAATAGTGTTTCTATTGCAAAAGCTAACGAGAAATCAGATTTCCGTTTAGGTGTAAATAACCAAAAACAACTTGGAACTGTACCGAACACTGAAATAAACAAAACAAACTTTTCTGTTAATACCAATTATCAGATTTCTGAAAACGTAAAAGTGGGTGTTAATGCAAATTATATCGTAACAGATGCCCCACAATTGCCAGGTGGTCCTACAGGAGGACGTGCTGCGGGTGTAATGTTGCAATTTTTATGGTTCGGGCGTCAGGTTGATATTAATGAATTGAATAAAGATTGGACACAAAACTGGAATAATAGCTATTATAGTAATCCGTATTGGAATGCGTATTACAATACAACAAGCCAACAACGTAATCGTTTAATTGGAGATATCCATTTAGACGCGAAATTGGCAGAAGGATTAAATTTCAGATTCCGTACGGGAGTTGATTATTATAACGACCGCAGAAAATACACGATCAAATACGGTACAAATGGTACTCCTTTCGGATCGTATGCAGAAGATGCTTACACAGTAAATGAGCAAAATACTGAAGGTATATTTCAATATACAAAACAGCTTAACGACGATTTTACTGTAGATGCACTTGCTGGATTTAACATTCGTAACCATAGCGATGCCAATAACTATCAGAAAGCACCACGTTTAGCAGTTCCAGATTTGTATACTTTAACAAACTCTAGAGATCCGTTAACATCATCAAATTCATTATCTAAATTGAGAGTTTACAGTGCTTACGCTTCGGCTCAGTTTGGTTTTAGAAACTATGCTTTCTTAAACGTTACAGCACGTAACGATTGGTCATCTACATTACCAAGCAGCAACCGTTCTTATTTCTATCCGTCTATTAACGGAAGTGTGGTTTTAACAGATGCATTAAATATTAAAAGCAATACACTCGATTTCTTAAAGCTTCGCGGAGGATGGTCTGAAGTAGGTAACGATGCAGATCCGTATCAATTGGCTACGGTTTACAATTTCCAAACCGCATTTGACGGAAATCCGATTCAAACGTCGTCTCAAAGAAAACTAAATGAAAATTTGAAACCTGAAACAACTCGTTCTACTGAAGTAGGTCTTGAAGCTTCTTTCTGGAAAAACAGACTTCATTTTGATGTAGCTTATTACAACACAAATAGTTTTGATCAGATTTTAGAAATAAAAACTACAGCTGCTAGCGGTTATACTTCGCAGTTAATCAATGCAGGAAAAATTAATAACCAAGGTATTGAAATACAGTTGGATGGAAATCCTATTCAAACTGAAAACTTTAAGTGGAATGTGGCTTTAAATTATTCTAAAAACAAAAGTAAAGTTGAAATTTTAGATTATGCAGGAGACATTAAAAACTATACAATTGGTTCTTCTGGAGGTGTAGATGTATTGGCATCTGTAGGGCAAGCTTACGGAGCACTTTATGGTACAGCTTACGAGCGTGATGCAAGCGGAAATATTGTAGTAGGAGCAAATGGTCTTCCAAAAGCAGATCCGACAAAAAGAGTTTTAGGACATTATACTCCAGATTACTTAGCAGGTCTTACGAATACTTTGACTTACAAAAATCTTGAACTTTCATTCCTTATTGATGCAAGTGTTGGTGGTGAGCTTTTCTCTGGAACTAATAGAACAGGAAACTATACAGGAGTTTTAGCGCAGACTCTTCCAGGACGTGGTGCTGAAAACGGTGGTTTAAGCTATTATTATCCAGGAGACAATACTGCTAATCCGAAAACTTTAGTAACGGGCGGTGCCGCTCCAAGTGGTGTAACAGTTTATGATGATGGAATGATTTTCGGAGGTGTATTTGCTGACGGAACACCTAATAATAAAGTGATTAGCGCTCAGGAATATTATAAGGCATCATACAACATTAGCGAGGCGTACATCTACAGTTCGACTTTCGTAAAAATGAGAGAGATAAAGCTTTCTTATAATTTTAATAAAAAGCTAGTTAAAAAACTTGGATTAGAAGGAGCAAGCCTTACTGCTGCTGGACGTAACTTATTCTTTATTTACAAAGATGCGCCAAATATTGATCCTGAAACAGCTTTCAACACTGGAAATGCACAAGGATTGGAAAGTTTAGCTTTGCCAACAACTAGAAATTTCAGTTTAAATCTTAACGTTAAATTTTAA
- a CDS encoding cytochrome-c peroxidase, protein MKKIIGFIIIVIFFTSCSSSDSDETYFDNPELSLHIPTDFPEVNSYVSLNKPTKYGAELGEKLFSDKRFSKDNTISCSSCHIQANAFADHNAQAIGIEGRVGLRNAPPLQNLMFLKFFNWDGSRLQLETQPLVPIITHEEMDSSILEVIGKIKDDASYKEMFKKTFGDQEITADRIYKSIAQFEYTLISANSKYDKVKRKESQFTENEAAGYATFQQKCASCHSTELFTDQSFRNIGFPLNTDSNEAGRGRVTGIATDFMSFRVPSLRNVEYTAPYGSFGQFATLKSVLDYFDNGVLNAANLDPIFKNNGNRIPLTEVEKENLIAFMKTLSDREFTGN, encoded by the coding sequence ATGAAAAAAATAATCGGCTTCATCATAATCGTAATCTTTTTCACTTCTTGTAGCAGTAGTGATTCTGATGAGACTTATTTTGATAATCCTGAACTTTCATTGCATATTCCCACAGATTTTCCAGAAGTAAATAGCTATGTGAGTTTAAATAAACCTACAAAATATGGTGCTGAGTTGGGCGAAAAACTTTTCTCTGACAAAAGATTTAGTAAGGACAATACAATTTCTTGCTCAAGTTGTCATATTCAAGCAAATGCCTTTGCCGATCATAATGCGCAAGCTATTGGAATTGAGGGAAGAGTAGGGCTTAGAAATGCGCCACCGCTTCAGAATTTAATGTTTCTAAAGTTCTTTAATTGGGATGGAAGCCGACTGCAATTAGAAACACAGCCTTTGGTTCCGATTATTACCCATGAAGAAATGGATTCTTCGATTTTGGAAGTTATCGGAAAAATTAAAGATGATGCTTCTTATAAAGAGATGTTTAAAAAAACATTTGGAGATCAGGAAATTACAGCAGACAGAATTTACAAAAGTATTGCTCAGTTTGAGTATACTTTGATTTCTGCCAATAGCAAATATGATAAAGTAAAACGAAAAGAAAGTCAGTTTACAGAAAACGAAGCGGCGGGATATGCAACATTTCAGCAAAAATGCGCAAGTTGCCATAGCACCGAATTGTTTACAGACCAAAGTTTTAGAAATATTGGATTTCCGTTAAACACCGATTCTAATGAAGCAGGAAGAGGAAGAGTTACTGGAATTGCAACTGATTTTATGAGTTTCAGAGTTCCGTCTCTACGAAATGTAGAATATACTGCACCTTATGGAAGTTTTGGTCAGTTTGCAACCTTAAAATCGGTTTTGGATTATTTTGATAACGGAGTTTTGAATGCAGCCAATTTGGATCCTATTTTTAAAAATAATGGCAATAGAATTCCGCTTACAGAAGTAGAAAAAGAGAACCTTATTGCGTTTATGAAAACCTTGAGCGACAGAGAATTTACAGGAAATTAA
- a CDS encoding MbnP family protein — protein sequence MHQQANNLTFEFNNTFKDKTIVLGDATSASATTNTSAAGQVHHFSEVKYVISNIRLIKDDGSEVPYNVNDLDKGATVIDQAKTASLSYVLSNVPSASYKQIKFGLGIKTEQNTLDQTRFPKFYAAAGANDTAMMWEWGTGYRFTKVEGFYDTDNKAMSIHTGSTVAGTEGAYTQGVNAYRDITLSLNVNAVVGKNAPKIKIKADFDKLLSGKINTITLSTGTGMGDNATPNVHTAAQMVKFVDNLGGNGTNDISGMFSVTSVEN from the coding sequence ATGCACCAGCAAGCAAACAATTTAACATTCGAATTCAACAATACGTTTAAAGACAAAACAATTGTTTTAGGAGATGCAACTTCTGCGTCAGCAACAACAAATACTTCGGCGGCAGGACAAGTTCATCATTTTTCTGAAGTGAAATATGTGATTAGCAATATTCGTCTAATAAAAGATGACGGAAGCGAAGTGCCTTACAACGTAAATGATTTAGATAAAGGTGCAACAGTTATAGATCAGGCAAAAACGGCTTCATTAAGCTATGTTTTGAGCAATGTGCCATCTGCTTCATACAAACAGATTAAATTTGGTTTGGGTATTAAAACAGAGCAAAATACTCTAGACCAAACAAGATTCCCTAAATTTTACGCGGCGGCTGGAGCCAATGATACAGCAATGATGTGGGAATGGGGAACAGGATATCGTTTTACAAAAGTAGAAGGTTTTTATGATACTGATAATAAAGCGATGTCAATTCACACAGGAAGCACTGTTGCTGGAACTGAAGGCGCTTATACACAAGGTGTAAATGCTTATAGAGATATTACGCTAAGTCTTAATGTAAATGCAGTTGTAGGTAAAAATGCTCCAAAAATCAAAATTAAGGCTGATTTCGACAAATTATTGAGCGGAAAAATCAATACCATTACTTTATCTACAGGGACAGGAATGGGCGATAATGCTACTCCAAATGTTCATACTGCAGCGCAAATGGTAAAATTTGTGGATAATCTAGGGGGAAACGGTACAAACGATATTTCAGGAATGTTTTCTGTAACTAGTGTAGAAAACTAA